The following coding sequences lie in one Metallumcola ferriviriculae genomic window:
- a CDS encoding SGNH/GDSL hydrolase family protein, producing MPNVICLGDSLTYGFPFGPKASWVELATKTTGLALVNRGINGETTGDMLSRFVKDVVQRNPSVVVILGGTNDAWSGVPVSETRQNMDAMTEYALTANIRPVIALPPPIYRQLSGRGLEVVAHRLENYREAFRNLVREQKLVMIDFYTPLMDADTGWGKEEYFYDDAHPSLAGYRKMGETATTFFKKQLHHQ from the coding sequence ATGCCCAACGTAATTTGTCTTGGTGATAGTCTCACTTATGGTTTTCCCTTTGGCCCTAAAGCTTCATGGGTAGAACTGGCCACAAAGACGACAGGCCTTGCTCTGGTGAATAGGGGTATAAACGGTGAAACCACTGGCGACATGCTGTCTAGATTTGTGAAGGATGTGGTTCAAAGAAACCCAAGCGTTGTTGTCATTCTTGGAGGGACAAACGATGCATGGTCCGGTGTGCCCGTTTCTGAAACAAGGCAAAATATGGACGCTATGACCGAGTATGCGCTAACAGCTAACATTAGACCTGTGATTGCCTTGCCTCCGCCGATATACCGGCAACTAAGCGGCAGGGGGCTTGAAGTAGTGGCCCACCGGTTAGAAAATTACCGTGAAGCTTTTCGGAACTTAGTTCGAGAGCAGAAGCTTGTTATGATAGATTTCTATACCCCATTAATGGATGCTGATACAGGTTGGGGGAAAGAGGAATATTTCTATGACGATGCTCACCCCAGTCTTGCGGGATACCGTAAGATGGGAGAAACAGCTACGACATTTTTTAAGAAGCAATTACATCATCAATGA
- a CDS encoding type II toxin-antitoxin system HicB family antitoxin — translation MTNKDLQHYTNLNYKVVLYPAEEGGYIVELPELPGCISQGETVKEALEMIEDAKRCWLASALEDDITIPEPTVENAFSGKFNVRVPKSLHRLLVQKAKEENVSLNQYINYQLARVLGDNIKK, via the coding sequence ATGACTAATAAGGATTTACAGCATTATACCAACCTTAATTATAAGGTAGTTCTTTACCCCGCTGAAGAAGGCGGTTATATTGTTGAACTACCTGAACTGCCCGGATGTATCTCTCAGGGCGAAACAGTGAAAGAGGCCCTGGAGATGATCGAAGATGCCAAACGTTGCTGGTTAGCTTCCGCTCTGGAAGACGACATCACAATACCTGAGCCGACCGTCGAAAATGCGTTTTCCGGGAAGTTTAACGTAAGGGTTCCCAAGTCTTTACACCGCCTGCTAGTACAAAAAGCGAAAGAGGAAAATGTCAGTCTCAATCAATATATCAACTATCAATTGGCCCGCGTGCTAGGTGACAATATAAAAAAATAA